In one Diprion similis isolate iyDipSimi1 chromosome 6, iyDipSimi1.1, whole genome shotgun sequence genomic region, the following are encoded:
- the LOC124407432 gene encoding T-cell activation inhibitor, mitochondrial yields MYCTLKKCICSHEAVRALSTGEVSTALRPFYFSVHPDLFGQFPTQRTVNENSLKQLSSLIETLQQRRPIRPTTLPFYLRSKDEKEVKAGKFTLVKIQLADRDVRETILCILKACNLSTSFVDKIEEKKPPISKLKSQIWQRYRGDDSRIDFSELEDDPIYASIVMRRKINLEPDTFKAYLEKHSNEALVKLEACRPIREEVSKLEKELCSDLGLKKIVWDCGWNIAHYRGCLLAFLALSKHHPEPMKVLEGRILVFANDTGINLEGNVMLNSGEVRHNWLDLVKNVKKQDAVLLRLPAFEKAVSQVLLGIKVGRRVQFMCRKFMPKVMVDQYEQQLRQLTTTLSDYRCRRKYPTDWPEDLSSYEIVVETEAGPLMLSPTGQFIVPSSCPSFLLISFITENLNAATQRLNHYNRVKHVERELHRKVALELELAALDKDDSITPDLMIQCCERLLQNKTVLMPMLSGIRLWVTHYYSVMSDGVLCIPWDWKI; encoded by the exons AAGTATCTACGGCGTTGAGACCCTTCTATTTCTCTGTGCATCCCGACTTGTTTGGCCAATTTCCCACACAGAGG ACTGTCAATGAAAACTCTTTGAAGCAGTTGAGTTCTTTGATTGAAACTCTGCAGCAACGGAGGCCGATTAGACCGACTACGCTGCCTTTCTATCTACGCTCAAAAGACGAAAAGGAAGTCAAGGCTGGAAAATTTACCTTGGTGAAAATACAGTTGGCAGATCGTGATGTCAGGGAAACGATTCTTTGCATACTTAAGGCATGCAATCTTTCTACAAGTTTCGTTGATaaaatagaagagaaaaaaccaCCAATTTCAAAGCTGAAGTCACAAATTTGGCAGAGGTATCGGGGAGATGATAGCAGAATTGACTTTTCTGAACTCGAGGATGATCCTATCTATGCTTCCATTGTTATGAGGAGGAAAATCAATTTGGAACCTGACACATTCAA AGCATATTTAGAAAAGCATAGTAACGAAGCCCTTGTGAAATTAGAGGCATGTCGACCCATCCGCGAGGAGGTGTCCAAACTGGAGAAGGAATTATGTTCAGACTTGGGCTTGAAGAAAATCGTTTGGGATTGTGGCTGGAATATTGCTCACTATCGCGGCTGCCTGTTAGCCTTCCTGGCACTCTCCAAACACCATCCCGAGCCCATGAAAGTTCTCGAGGGTAGAATTCTAGTCTTTGCTAATGACACGGGTATCAATTTGGAGGGAAATGTGATGTTGAACTCTGGTGAAGTGCGGCACAACTGGCTTGAC CTAGtgaagaatgtgaaaaaacaaGATGCTGTTCTGCTGCGGCTCCCTGCATTTGAAAAGGCTGTCTCTCAAGTTCTGCTTGGCATCAAAGTTGGAAGACG GGTGCAATTTATGTGCAGGAAATTCATGCCGAAGGTCATGGTGGATCAGTACGAACAACAGTTGCGGCAGTTAACGACTACTCTGAGTGACTATCGATGCCGTAGAAAATACCCGACAGATTGGCCCGAAGATTTAAGCTCTTACGAAATTGTAGTCGAAAC GGAAGCTGGACCTCTGATGCTATCGCCCACAGGACAATTCATTGTCCCATCATCCTGCCCCAGTTTTCTATTAATTAGCTTCAtcacagaaaatttgaatgcagCTACACAGAGACTAAATCATTACAACAG AGTGAAACACGTAGAACGAGAGCTTCACAGAAAAGTAGCACTTGAGCTAGAGCTGGCAGCACTAGATAAAGATGATAGCATAACGCCTGATCTGATGATACAGTGCTGCGAACGCCTTTTGCAGAACAAAACTGTTCTAATGCCAATGCTTTCTGGGATTAGGCTGTGGGTCACTCACTACTATTCAGTTATGAGCGATGGAGTCTTATGTATACCATGGGACTGGAAAATAtga
- the LOC124406732 gene encoding engulfment and cell motility protein 1 isoform X1, whose protein sequence is MYTKTIKMPATKDSNIVKIAIQMADQQAQLIEFNQKQPLTGIIQELCNAWDLSDPDTYALQFSDNNNHNYITEKNRNEIKNGSILRLEHSPSKTASDILAKLNNGNNDEKVSALQKLSTLSNDVTFALEFINKQGLALIISQVEAGKSKSNTLAFLLQSFVELMDHGIVSWDILESPFINKVASYVNNQAAPPDSKVVGASLQILENIVVNSSGKYSQVEKEVTFPNLVMHLQSQSSQIQQNAMSLINALFLKADLPKRRAVAATLQSKQLRLVFVTNVIQSTGQVRIGTQSDRFLIEVFLNSSIYFQVGSEMAHQLYVLQTLLLGLLEQRMMTKMDPQDQDALDKIKELRRIAFDTEGSVSGDVTARKQGVFAKDYKKLGFKYDINPAMDFTETPPGMLALDCMVYFARNHMESYTKVVLENSCRADEHECPFGRTSVELVKLLCEVLRIGEAPSEQGQCYHPMFFKHDHPFEEFYCVCIVLLNKTWKEMRATTEDFVKVFSVVKEQITRALQSKPTGLDKFKLKLHQLTYSVITSLWQQERTSREECESHAKPIIELREQITPEIMDLIRQQRLGFLVEGTRFTKYGPRGQRMKDKFRYVRLSPNHKVFHYGECDEKSVPTIDELPAKLAVVEIRALLTGRDCPHMKDLQRRKTTHQLAFSLALDSVEVSSLDFVAPDEQVFDYWTDGINALLGNKMTSKETEKDLETLLSMDIKLRLLDAEGIDIPTEPPPIPDNPPHYDFCYELT, encoded by the exons ATGTacacaaaaacaataaaaatgccAGCCACGAAGGATTcgaatattgttaaaattgCCATACAAATGGCTGATCAGCAGGCgcaattaattgaatttaaccAAAAGCAGCCCTTGACCGGAATAATTCag GAACTGTGCAACGCTTGGGACCTCTCAGATCCCGACACGTATGCTCTGCAGTTTTCAGATAACAACAACCATAACTACATAACGGAGAAAAAtcggaatgaaataaaaaatgggagCATCTTAAGACTAGAACATTCACCTTCAAAAACAGCCAGTGACATATTAGCCAAACTGAACAATGgcaataacgatgaaaaagttTCAGCACTCCAGAAATTAAGCACTCTCAGCAACGACGTTACATTTGCTTTGGAATTTATCAATAAACAAGGCTTGGCTCTCATTATTTCGCag GTTGAGGCTGGTAAATCTAAAAGTAACACATTGGCCTTTCTCTTGCAATCGTTTGTGGAATTAATGGATCATGGGATTGTATCGTGGGATATATTGGAATCTCCGTTCATAAATAAAGTGGCTAGCTATGTGAATAATCAAGCAGCTCCGCCGGACTCTAAGGTCGTTGGAGCATCCTTGCAAATTCTGGAAAACATCGTCGTGAATTCTTCAGGAAAATATAGTCAAGTTGAAAAGGAAGTTACTTTTCCAAATTTAGTCATGCACTTGCAAAGTCAGAGCTCTCAAATCCAACAAAATGCTATGTCCCTCATCAATGCTTTATTTCTCAAGGCAGACTTGCCTAAACGACGAGCTGTCGCTGCTACTCTGCAATCTAAACAATTACGGCTCGTCTTCGTTACGAATGTTATACAGTCAACAGGACAGGTAAGAATTGGCACTCAAAGTGATCGTTTTCTCATAGAAGTTTTCTTAAACTCTTCAATTTACTTCCAGGTTGGCAGCGAGATGGCACATCAACTCTATGTACTGCAGACACTGTTGCTGGGACTGTTAGAACAGAGAATGATGACTAAAATGGATCCCCAGGATCAGGATGCACTTGATAAGATCAAAGAACTTCGTCGCATTGCATTTGATACTGAAGGGTCCGTAAGCGGGGATGTAACAGCTCGAAAACAAGGTGTTTTTGCTAAGGATTACAAGAAACTAGGCTTCAAATACGATATAAACCCAGCCATGGATTTTACCGAAACTCCACCAGGAATGTTAGCCCTGGATTGTATGGTTTATTTTGCCAGAAATCATATGGAGAGTTACACAAAGGTGGTTCTTGAGAATTCGTGtcgtgccgatgaacatgagtGTCCATTCGGACGAACTAGCGTCGAATTAGTAAAACTTTTGTGCGAG GTATTAAGAATAGGTGAAGCTCCCAGCGAACAAGGACAGTGTTATCACccaatgtttttcaaacacgATCATCCTTTCGAAGAGTTTTACTGTGTATGCattgttttattgaataaaacatGGAAAGAGATGCGGGCAACGACAGAGGACTTTGTCAAAGTCTTTTCTGTTGTTAAAGAGCAAATAACTCGAGCACTTCAAAGCAAGCCGACAGGACTTGATAAGTTTAAATTGAAACTGCATCAACTTACTTACTCTGTAATCACAAGCCTCTGGCAGCAAGAGAGGACCAGCCGCGAGGAGTGTGAGAGTCATGCCAAACCTATCATTGAACTTCGGGAACAAATTACCCCCGAAATTATGGATCTTATACGCCAGCAGAGGCTTGGGTTCTTAGTCGAAGGTACTCGCTTCACCAAATATGGTCCCAGAGGTCAG AGAATGAAAGATAAATTTCGGTACGTTCGACTTTCACCAAATCACAAAGTGTTTCATTAcggtgaatgcgatgaaaagtCTGTGCCAACAATCGACGAGCTTCCAGCAAAACTTGCAGTTGTCGAGATTCGAGCGCTTTTAACCGGTAGAGACTGTCCGCACATGAAAGATTTACAACGGCGAAAGACTACCCATCAGCTTGCATTTTCTTTGGCCCTTGATTCTGTCGAGGTGAGCAGTCTCGACTTTGTAGCACCAGATGAGCAAGTGTTCGATTACTGGACCGATGGGATCAATGCTTTGCTGG GCAACAAGATGACGAGCAAGGAAACGGAAAAAGACCTGGAAACCCTCTTGTCTATGGATATTAAATTGAGACTATTAGATGCAGAGGGTATAGACATTCCGACCGAACCTCCACCGATTCCAGACAATCCACCGCACTACGACTTTTGTTACGAACTCACATAG
- the LOC124406732 gene encoding engulfment and cell motility protein 1 isoform X2, translated as MYTKTIKMPATKDSNIVKIAIQMADQQAQLIEFNQKQPLTGIIQELCNAWDLSDPDTYALQFSDNNNHNYITEKNRNEIKNGSILRLEHSPSKTASDILAKLNNGNNDEKVSALQKLSTLSNDVTFALEFINKQGLALIISQVEAGKSKSNTLAFLLQSFVELMDHGIVSWDILESPFINKVASYVNNQAAPPDSKVVGASLQILENIVVNSSGKYSQVEKEVTFPNLVMHLQSQSSQIQQNAMSLINALFLKADLPKRRAVAATLQSKQLRLVFVTNVIQSTGQVGSEMAHQLYVLQTLLLGLLEQRMMTKMDPQDQDALDKIKELRRIAFDTEGSVSGDVTARKQGVFAKDYKKLGFKYDINPAMDFTETPPGMLALDCMVYFARNHMESYTKVVLENSCRADEHECPFGRTSVELVKLLCEVLRIGEAPSEQGQCYHPMFFKHDHPFEEFYCVCIVLLNKTWKEMRATTEDFVKVFSVVKEQITRALQSKPTGLDKFKLKLHQLTYSVITSLWQQERTSREECESHAKPIIELREQITPEIMDLIRQQRLGFLVEGTRFTKYGPRGQRMKDKFRYVRLSPNHKVFHYGECDEKSVPTIDELPAKLAVVEIRALLTGRDCPHMKDLQRRKTTHQLAFSLALDSVEVSSLDFVAPDEQVFDYWTDGINALLGNKMTSKETEKDLETLLSMDIKLRLLDAEGIDIPTEPPPIPDNPPHYDFCYELT; from the exons ATGTacacaaaaacaataaaaatgccAGCCACGAAGGATTcgaatattgttaaaattgCCATACAAATGGCTGATCAGCAGGCgcaattaattgaatttaaccAAAAGCAGCCCTTGACCGGAATAATTCag GAACTGTGCAACGCTTGGGACCTCTCAGATCCCGACACGTATGCTCTGCAGTTTTCAGATAACAACAACCATAACTACATAACGGAGAAAAAtcggaatgaaataaaaaatgggagCATCTTAAGACTAGAACATTCACCTTCAAAAACAGCCAGTGACATATTAGCCAAACTGAACAATGgcaataacgatgaaaaagttTCAGCACTCCAGAAATTAAGCACTCTCAGCAACGACGTTACATTTGCTTTGGAATTTATCAATAAACAAGGCTTGGCTCTCATTATTTCGCag GTTGAGGCTGGTAAATCTAAAAGTAACACATTGGCCTTTCTCTTGCAATCGTTTGTGGAATTAATGGATCATGGGATTGTATCGTGGGATATATTGGAATCTCCGTTCATAAATAAAGTGGCTAGCTATGTGAATAATCAAGCAGCTCCGCCGGACTCTAAGGTCGTTGGAGCATCCTTGCAAATTCTGGAAAACATCGTCGTGAATTCTTCAGGAAAATATAGTCAAGTTGAAAAGGAAGTTACTTTTCCAAATTTAGTCATGCACTTGCAAAGTCAGAGCTCTCAAATCCAACAAAATGCTATGTCCCTCATCAATGCTTTATTTCTCAAGGCAGACTTGCCTAAACGACGAGCTGTCGCTGCTACTCTGCAATCTAAACAATTACGGCTCGTCTTCGTTACGAATGTTATACAGTCAACAGGACAG GTTGGCAGCGAGATGGCACATCAACTCTATGTACTGCAGACACTGTTGCTGGGACTGTTAGAACAGAGAATGATGACTAAAATGGATCCCCAGGATCAGGATGCACTTGATAAGATCAAAGAACTTCGTCGCATTGCATTTGATACTGAAGGGTCCGTAAGCGGGGATGTAACAGCTCGAAAACAAGGTGTTTTTGCTAAGGATTACAAGAAACTAGGCTTCAAATACGATATAAACCCAGCCATGGATTTTACCGAAACTCCACCAGGAATGTTAGCCCTGGATTGTATGGTTTATTTTGCCAGAAATCATATGGAGAGTTACACAAAGGTGGTTCTTGAGAATTCGTGtcgtgccgatgaacatgagtGTCCATTCGGACGAACTAGCGTCGAATTAGTAAAACTTTTGTGCGAG GTATTAAGAATAGGTGAAGCTCCCAGCGAACAAGGACAGTGTTATCACccaatgtttttcaaacacgATCATCCTTTCGAAGAGTTTTACTGTGTATGCattgttttattgaataaaacatGGAAAGAGATGCGGGCAACGACAGAGGACTTTGTCAAAGTCTTTTCTGTTGTTAAAGAGCAAATAACTCGAGCACTTCAAAGCAAGCCGACAGGACTTGATAAGTTTAAATTGAAACTGCATCAACTTACTTACTCTGTAATCACAAGCCTCTGGCAGCAAGAGAGGACCAGCCGCGAGGAGTGTGAGAGTCATGCCAAACCTATCATTGAACTTCGGGAACAAATTACCCCCGAAATTATGGATCTTATACGCCAGCAGAGGCTTGGGTTCTTAGTCGAAGGTACTCGCTTCACCAAATATGGTCCCAGAGGTCAG AGAATGAAAGATAAATTTCGGTACGTTCGACTTTCACCAAATCACAAAGTGTTTCATTAcggtgaatgcgatgaaaagtCTGTGCCAACAATCGACGAGCTTCCAGCAAAACTTGCAGTTGTCGAGATTCGAGCGCTTTTAACCGGTAGAGACTGTCCGCACATGAAAGATTTACAACGGCGAAAGACTACCCATCAGCTTGCATTTTCTTTGGCCCTTGATTCTGTCGAGGTGAGCAGTCTCGACTTTGTAGCACCAGATGAGCAAGTGTTCGATTACTGGACCGATGGGATCAATGCTTTGCTGG GCAACAAGATGACGAGCAAGGAAACGGAAAAAGACCTGGAAACCCTCTTGTCTATGGATATTAAATTGAGACTATTAGATGCAGAGGGTATAGACATTCCGACCGAACCTCCACCGATTCCAGACAATCCACCGCACTACGACTTTTGTTACGAACTCACATAG
- the LOC124406732 gene encoding engulfment and cell motility protein 1 isoform X3, with protein MYTKTIKMPATKDSNIVKIAIQMADQQAQLIEFNQKQPLTGIIQELCNAWDLSDPDTYALQFSDNNNHNYITEKNRNEIKNGSILRLEHSPSKTASDILAKLNNGNNDEKVSALQKLSTLSNDVTFALEFINKQGLALIISQVGSEMAHQLYVLQTLLLGLLEQRMMTKMDPQDQDALDKIKELRRIAFDTEGSVSGDVTARKQGVFAKDYKKLGFKYDINPAMDFTETPPGMLALDCMVYFARNHMESYTKVVLENSCRADEHECPFGRTSVELVKLLCEVLRIGEAPSEQGQCYHPMFFKHDHPFEEFYCVCIVLLNKTWKEMRATTEDFVKVFSVVKEQITRALQSKPTGLDKFKLKLHQLTYSVITSLWQQERTSREECESHAKPIIELREQITPEIMDLIRQQRLGFLVEGTRFTKYGPRGQRMKDKFRYVRLSPNHKVFHYGECDEKSVPTIDELPAKLAVVEIRALLTGRDCPHMKDLQRRKTTHQLAFSLALDSVEVSSLDFVAPDEQVFDYWTDGINALLGNKMTSKETEKDLETLLSMDIKLRLLDAEGIDIPTEPPPIPDNPPHYDFCYELT; from the exons ATGTacacaaaaacaataaaaatgccAGCCACGAAGGATTcgaatattgttaaaattgCCATACAAATGGCTGATCAGCAGGCgcaattaattgaatttaaccAAAAGCAGCCCTTGACCGGAATAATTCag GAACTGTGCAACGCTTGGGACCTCTCAGATCCCGACACGTATGCTCTGCAGTTTTCAGATAACAACAACCATAACTACATAACGGAGAAAAAtcggaatgaaataaaaaatgggagCATCTTAAGACTAGAACATTCACCTTCAAAAACAGCCAGTGACATATTAGCCAAACTGAACAATGgcaataacgatgaaaaagttTCAGCACTCCAGAAATTAAGCACTCTCAGCAACGACGTTACATTTGCTTTGGAATTTATCAATAAACAAGGCTTGGCTCTCATTATTTCGCag GTTGGCAGCGAGATGGCACATCAACTCTATGTACTGCAGACACTGTTGCTGGGACTGTTAGAACAGAGAATGATGACTAAAATGGATCCCCAGGATCAGGATGCACTTGATAAGATCAAAGAACTTCGTCGCATTGCATTTGATACTGAAGGGTCCGTAAGCGGGGATGTAACAGCTCGAAAACAAGGTGTTTTTGCTAAGGATTACAAGAAACTAGGCTTCAAATACGATATAAACCCAGCCATGGATTTTACCGAAACTCCACCAGGAATGTTAGCCCTGGATTGTATGGTTTATTTTGCCAGAAATCATATGGAGAGTTACACAAAGGTGGTTCTTGAGAATTCGTGtcgtgccgatgaacatgagtGTCCATTCGGACGAACTAGCGTCGAATTAGTAAAACTTTTGTGCGAG GTATTAAGAATAGGTGAAGCTCCCAGCGAACAAGGACAGTGTTATCACccaatgtttttcaaacacgATCATCCTTTCGAAGAGTTTTACTGTGTATGCattgttttattgaataaaacatGGAAAGAGATGCGGGCAACGACAGAGGACTTTGTCAAAGTCTTTTCTGTTGTTAAAGAGCAAATAACTCGAGCACTTCAAAGCAAGCCGACAGGACTTGATAAGTTTAAATTGAAACTGCATCAACTTACTTACTCTGTAATCACAAGCCTCTGGCAGCAAGAGAGGACCAGCCGCGAGGAGTGTGAGAGTCATGCCAAACCTATCATTGAACTTCGGGAACAAATTACCCCCGAAATTATGGATCTTATACGCCAGCAGAGGCTTGGGTTCTTAGTCGAAGGTACTCGCTTCACCAAATATGGTCCCAGAGGTCAG AGAATGAAAGATAAATTTCGGTACGTTCGACTTTCACCAAATCACAAAGTGTTTCATTAcggtgaatgcgatgaaaagtCTGTGCCAACAATCGACGAGCTTCCAGCAAAACTTGCAGTTGTCGAGATTCGAGCGCTTTTAACCGGTAGAGACTGTCCGCACATGAAAGATTTACAACGGCGAAAGACTACCCATCAGCTTGCATTTTCTTTGGCCCTTGATTCTGTCGAGGTGAGCAGTCTCGACTTTGTAGCACCAGATGAGCAAGTGTTCGATTACTGGACCGATGGGATCAATGCTTTGCTGG GCAACAAGATGACGAGCAAGGAAACGGAAAAAGACCTGGAAACCCTCTTGTCTATGGATATTAAATTGAGACTATTAGATGCAGAGGGTATAGACATTCCGACCGAACCTCCACCGATTCCAGACAATCCACCGCACTACGACTTTTGTTACGAACTCACATAG